A single genomic interval of Amblyomma americanum isolate KBUSLIRL-KWMA chromosome 11, ASM5285725v1, whole genome shotgun sequence harbors:
- the PIG-V gene encoding phosphatidylinositol glycan anchor biosynthesis class V, which produces MTSSVVVLALFSRFVIFLLQVAFNWAVPDHNADAFRSPWPTSTDLGDRLVSWLFAGLTRWDSQYFLHIAEHGYTYEQTLAFFPLYPWLVRQTADGLVDPLTNVYLDRHSVVVLSGVLVNAAFFVVAAVALHRLTHQLFSKEQADEAVLLFCFNPASIFFTACYSESLFAAVSFLGLLLLEQNRPNLATLFFCLGGLVRSNGFLSAGFLLYSGLVCGLTPVRSVFRAAFCFLPFLLFQCYAWSLFCIPDYSQQFSAAVLNQAAESGFRLAGRNASKWCSNLIPFSYGYVQSHYWDVGFLMYYRLKQLPNFLLALPVVIIVLHSSASLLNRCNDRRHIPYFLHAVGFLAITVLFANVQVTTRLIAAASPVLYWTTFIGPDRRERKTRCIVWADVAVNLWQSDIHSKRIVTYFMGYVVVGTALHVNFLPWT; this is translated from the exons CTGCTTCAG GTGGCCTTCAACTGGGCAGTTCCCGACCACAACGCCGACGCGTTTCGGTCGCCCTGGCCCACGAGCACGGATCTGGGCGACCGGCTCGTATCGTGGCTGTTCGCGGGGCTCACACGCTGGGACAGCCAGTACTTCTTGCACATTGCCGAGCACGGCTACACCTACGAGCAGACACTGGCCTTCTTCCCACTGTACCCATGGCTCGTCCGCCAGACAGCCGATGGACTGGTGGACCCGCTAACGAACGTCTACCTAGACCGCCATAGCGTGGTCGTTCTCAGCGGCGTTCTCGTGAACGCCGCCTTCTTCGTTGTGGCAGCCGTCGCGCTGCACCGGCTGACACACCAGCTCTTTTCCAAGGAACAGGCCGACGAAGCCGTCCTCCTCTTCTGCTTTAACCCGGCGTCCATATTCTTCACCGCGTGCTACAGCGAATCGCTCTTTGCAGCGGTCAGTTTCTTGGGCCTGCTCCTCCTTGAACAGAACAGACCGAACCTGGCGACGCTTTTCTTCTGTCTAGGAGGGCTGGTTCGATCGAACGGGTTCCTTTCGGCCGGCTTCCTTCTCTACTCGGGCCTGGTGTGCGGTCTGACGCCCGTCAGGTCCGTTTTCCGAGCGGCATTCTGCTTCCTGCCATTTCTGCTGTTCCAGTGCTATGCCTGGTCCCTTTTCTGCATACCCGACTACTCGCAGCAGTTCTCTGCGGCCGTCCTGAACCAGGCTGCCGAGTCAGGCTTCAGGCTGGCTGGCCGCAACGCTTCCAAATGGTGTTCGAACCTCATTCCATTCTCCTATGGATACGTACAGTCACACTACTGGGATGTTGGCTTCCTCATGTACTATCGTTTGAAGCAGCTGCCAAATTTTCTTCTTGCCTTACCGGTTGTCATTATTGTCCTGCATTCCTCAGCCAGTCTCCTGAACCGTTGCAACGACAGGCGACACATTCCATACTTTCTGCACGCTGTTGGTTTCCTCGCTATTACGGTTCTTTTTGCTAATGTTCAGGTGACAACAAGACTCATCGCTGCCGCTAGTCCTGTATTGTATTGGACTACGTTTATTGGGCCTGACCGGCGAGAGCGGAAGACTCGCTGCATTGTTTGGGCTGATGTAGCAGTCAATTTGTGGCAGAGCGACATCCATTCAAAACGCATTGTCACATATTTTATGGGTTACGTTGTTGTGGGGACTGCTTTGCATGTTAATTTCCTACCATGGACATAA